One Eleutherodactylus coqui strain aEleCoq1 unplaced genomic scaffold, aEleCoq1.hap1 HAP1_SCAFFOLD_291, whole genome shotgun sequence genomic window carries:
- the LOC136604716 gene encoding uncharacterized protein produces THSSTHTHTQLHTHSSTHTHTHSSTHTHTHTAPHTHSSTHTHSSTHTHTAPHTQLHTHSHSSTHTHTAPHTHSSTTHSSTHTHTAPHTHTHTHSSTHTHTHTAPHTHTHTHTAPHTHTHTHSSTHTHTQLHTHTHTHTATHTHTHTHSSTHTHTHSSTHTHTSSTHTHSSTHTHSSTHSSTHSSTHSSTHSSTHTHSSTHTHTHTTAPPPLSPSPPASTAPPPLSPSPPASTAPPPLSPSPPASTAPPPLSPSPPASTAPPPLSPSPPASTAPPPLSPSPPASTAPPPLSPSPPASTAPPPLSPSPPASTAPPPLSPSPPASTAPPPLSPSPPASTAPPPLSPSPPASTAPPPLSPSPPAFTAPPPLSPSPPAFTAPPPLSPAPPASTHIAPPPLSPPAFTAPPPLSPSPPP; encoded by the exons acacacagctccacacacacacacacacagctccacacacacagctccaca cacacacacacacacagctccacacacacacacacacacacagctccacacacacacagctccaca cacacacacagctccacacacacacacacagctccacacacacagctccacacacacagc cacagctccacacacacacacacagctccacacacacacagctccaca acacacagctccacacacacacacacagctccacacacacacacacacacacacagctccacacacacacacacacacacagctccacacacacacacacacacacacacagctccacacacacacacacacacacacagctccacacacacacacacacagctccacacacacacacacacacacacagctacacacacacacacacacacacacagctccacacacacacacacacacagctccacacacacacacaca agctccacacacacacacagctccacacacacacacagctccacacacagctccacacacagctccacacacagctcc acacacagctccacacacacacacagctccacacacacacacacacacaca ACAGCTCCTCCCCCACTATCACCCTCTCCCCCAGCCTCCACAGCTCCTCCCCCACTATCACCCTCTCCCCCAGCCTCCACAGCTCCTCCCCCACTATCACCCTCTCCCCCAGCCTCCACAGCTCCTCCCCCACTATCACCCTCTCCCCCAGCCTCCACAGCTCCTCCCCCACTATCACCCTCTCCCCCAGCCTCCACAGCTCCTCCCCCACTATCACCCTCTCCCCCAGCCTCCACAGCTCCTCCCCCACTATCACCCTCTCCCCCAGCCTCCACAGCTCCTCCCCCACTATCACCCTCTCCCCCAGCCTCCACAGCTCCTCCCCCACTATCACCCTCTCCCCCAGCCTCCACAGCTCCTCCCCCACTATCACCCTCTCCCCCAGCCTCCACAGCTCCTCCCCCACTATCACCCTCTCCCCCAGCCTCCACAGCTCCTCCCCCACTATCACCCTCTCCCCCAGCCTTCACTGCTCCTCCCCCACTATCACCCTCTCCCCCAGCCTTCACTGCTCCTCCCCCACTATCACCCGCTCCCCCAGCCTCCACACACATTGCCCCTCCCCCACTATCACCCCCAGCCTTCACTGCTCCTCCCCCACTATCACCCTCTCCCCCA CCTTAA